The stretch of DNA GAGGAAATAGTAGAGATCACTGGACATTACGTTAAAAAAGCAATGAACCGATCCTTTAGTTTCATATAATACAAAAAATCAATATATGGCACGCAACGCATACTGCCTTAAACAGAGAGAAGCAACTCTCTTGATACATGAATATTAAGAAAAATTATTTATTCTACTGCTCTATCCCCTCTGGGAGATAGAGCAGTAGAATAGGCACGGCTCCTTAGCTATTATCATTTACTTGTTGAAGGACTTCAAACGATCTGCGCTAATGGGCAAAAAAATTATCATGGATCATTCACCAATTAAACCAACAATTCTTCTACTGTATAAATGGACCTACACAAATAAACGGTACCATAACCAAACTTTGCTGAGCTTGAAAATAGAAATTATTCATACTATATTATGCGTTATGATGCTTATCCCTTTATGTACCGTCCTGGGTTTTCCCAGGTACATTGGTTGTTTCTCTTTCTTTTTTGCTTTCATTTTTGGATTGGGCCATCCCGCCCCCAATAATCAGCAATGTTACACATAAAGCCATTAATAAGGCAATCGTAAATCTCTTAAGATAATCCATCATGTTGAGTCGCCTCCGCCAAGCTGTTTTTTAATTTATTCCGCCTCTCTACTTGTATGATTGAAATCGTTTTCAATATGACTCTTTTTAACGCGCAGACCGCCCGTTTTTATGCTCATCCATTCAAAAGAAGCGGTCTCGCCAAGAATCAGGCGAGACCGCTTCTTTATTGATTGGGGAGATAGAAGGAGAAAGTTGTTCCTTGCCCCAGCTTGCTTTGCACTTTTATGCTGCCGCGATGCGCTTCAATAATGTTTCTGGCAATCGATAATCCAAGCCCTGTTCCTGAGCGGCCTCTTGTTCTCGCCTTATCGGCTTTATAGAAGCGTTCAAAAACAAACGGTAAATCCTCTTCCGGAATGCCCGCCCCCGAGTCTTGAACATACACGTGATTCCCTTCGAGCTTGGATTGCAGGCTTACCCGGACAAAGCCGCCTTTTGGCGTATGGCGCAGGGCGTTATCGATTAAATTCGTCAGCACTTGTTCAATACGGTCAGGATCAAGATTTGTCTTGACCGCTTCGTCAGCGACCGTTAACTGCAAGTCTATGCCCTTTTCTTTCGCCAAGCCTTGAAACTTATTCGTTACCCGTTTCAAAAAAGAAGGCAAATCGACTTCTTCTAAATTTAACGAAATATGCCCCGCTTCCATCCGCGCCAAATCGAGCAATTCGTTGACCAGCCGTCCCATTCTTAATGATTCATCATAAATAATTTTCGCAATATCTTTCTTTTCCTCTTCGGATGCAGCGATATCATCCACGATGGCTTCACTGTATCCTTGCAGCATAGAAATCGGTGTCCGCAGCTCATGAGAAACATTGGCGATAAAATCTTCGCGGAGCTTATCCAGCCTTCGTTCCTCGGTCATGTCCCTCACCACCGCGACGGCTCCCCGCACAGATTTAGCGTTATAAAGGGGGCTGACAATGACGACATAGGAACGCCCCTGTATCGGTAATTCACCGATTTGTTCGGTTTCTGTATACACCGCCTTCTTCAGCAGCTCTTTAAGCAAGGTCGGCATCATTTCTTTTGTTGCCCCGTTTTCTTTTTCATAATACCAGTTTTGCAAAAATCTCTCAGCCGGGGGGTTCGTAATCAGGATGGTCCCGTCTTTATTGAACGTAATCACACCGTCTGCCATGCTGCTCAAAATGCTGGCAAGCTGCTCCTTTTCTTGGTTAAGAGCATGAATATTATAATTGAGCTGCTTGGCCATTTGATTAAAGGAAGTGGCTAATGCGCCAATCTCGTCAGTCGTTAAAATCGGCACTTTCGTATCGAATTTCCCTCTGGCTACCTCGGTTGCTGCTTCCCGCATTTTGCGCAAAGGCGCTGTAATCCGGGTGGAAAGGAAGAAAGCAAAAATGGTCGTTAGCACGATTGCAATTCCCGCTGCTAACAAAATCAGCTTTGTCGTTTGCTGGGTAGTTTTTTTAATCACTTCAAGTGACTGATAAATAAAAACAGCCCCGTCTTCCCCTTTTTTCATTTCCAGCGGTGCAGCAATGACGATAGAGTTTTCATGACGGCCCGCCTGATTGCCGTCTTGGACGGGAAGTTCGGCCTGAACTTTTTTTCTTTTTGTAAAAACTTTGGATAAAACCGGGTCGTTTGCAATCTCATCCTGCTCTAACGTCGGCCGCTTGTTTTGATCATGCGGCGCATAATAAAATTTCTGCTGATTCTCTGCAATGATCACGTGAACCGGATCGTCCACTAAATCCCAAGCGACCCGCAAGCCTGTTTCCTTATCTTCATGATCGGAAATGACTTTCGATATTTTCACAGCCGTATCCGAAAGCTCCTTTTCCACTTCCTCTGTATGATAACTTTCAAAAAACTCCAACAGCAGAATCGTCAAGAAGAAAAGGACAAAGGATACGAGCAGCAAGATGGTCATCCAAAGCTTGCCAACTACACTTCTCCAAAGCCTCATTCATTCACGACCTCAAATTTATAGCCGACTCCCCAAACAGTGACAATCATTTTAGCCGCTTGCTCTGATACTTTATTCAGCTTTTCTCTCAGGCGTTTGACATGGGTGTCTACAGTGCGCAAATCGCCAAAGAATTCATAGTGCCACACTTCCTTTAGCAAGTGCTCGCGATCAAATACTTTATCTGGAGACTTCGCCAGGAAATGCAATAGTTCGTACTCTTTTGGGGTTAGATTCACTTCAACTCCATCAGCTGTCACGCGATGAGCATCATTATCAATCGTTAAATGAGGATAAACGATTAAATCTTTGGATTTAGTATCGGTCTGCAAATAGGTCGTAGGAGAAGATCTTCTCAGCAGCGCTTTCACGCGCAGCACGACTTCCCTCGGACTAAACGGTTTGACAATATAATCATCGGTGCCGACTTCGAAGCCTTGGACGCGGTTTGCTTCCTCTCCTTTTGCCGTCAGCATGATCACCGGCGTGGCTTTTTTTTCTCGGAGCTCCTGGCATACTTCTATTCCGTCTTTGCCGGGCATCATTAAATCCAAGAGAATACAATCATACTCTTCTCTTAGCGCCATTTCTAAAGCAGCCTCCCCGTCTTCCGCTTCATCGATGAGATAATTCTCCCTTTCTAAATACATGCGCAGCAGCCTGCGAATTCTTTCTTCATCATCTACCACTAGAATTTTAGCCTCAATTTCCAACTTCACAACCTCCCAAATTCATGCATGCTAGCATTCGTATACACTGTCTTTTCCTGTTTCAATTATTAACTAATCGTTTCATTTTTTCAATTACTCCATTCCTGTTAAGCGCTTTCGATTTCTTTGCGCTTCATTCACACAAGCAAACTTGCTTGTGTGAATGAAGCGGTTCAGCTGACGCGCCCTATAAAAAATCCCCCGCCATAAGCAGAGGATCCTGTTTAAGGAGTGGCGTATGAATGCAGTCCGGCAATTACTAGGTTTACTGCTACCAAGTTAAACATAATAATTACAAAGCCTACTACTGCCAGCCAGGCAGACCGTTTTCCGTGCCATCCTTTGGACAATCTCAGATGCAAAAAGGCAGCATAAAAGAGAAATGTAATCAAAGCCCATACTTCTTTCGGATCCCAGCCCCAAAATCTCGACCAAGCAATCTGCGCCCAAATCATCGCGAAAATTAAACCGCCCAGTATAAAGACAGGAAAGCCAATCAGTACGGCGCGGTAGCTGACTTCGTCCATTAAATCGGAATCCACATTCTTGGCAAGCGGCTGAACGAGCGCTCCGATCCGCTTGCGGGTAAGCAGACGAATCAGCACATAAATCACAGCCCCGGCTAACAGCGACCAAACTAATGTGTTTAATTTCTTCGCATTAACAAATCCCGGAACGTGAACGAGCGGTTCAAACTTGCCCTCCGTCATCAGCTCGCCTTCATTAGGGCCGATGAGTGCGGGAATGGCATACGTTTCTGTCGCTGGGTTCCCATCTTTGTTTATGTATTCGAACTTCGCTTCGTAATCAGCTAGGGTGAACGAGGTTGTGACCGCAACGAACCCCAGCACAGCTACAAGGCTGTACATGACGATTTCCAGCCAAACCGTTTGCTTGCTTTTCACCGTTTGATCCACGTTTTTCACTAAATAAATCAAGCCGGCAACAAAGCTGATTCCCAGAATCCCTTCTGCCGCAGCTACTGTCGTTACATGGATAGTCAGCCAGTGGCTTTGAAGAGCGGGAATGAGCGGATTAATATCTCGCGGGAACATGCTGGCGTAGGCAATGATAATCATCGTCACCGGCAGGGCAAACAGCCCGAGAACCGTTAACCGATAGATCAAAAAGATTAGAATAAATCCAGCAACGAGCATCATTGAGAAAAATGTAACAAATTCAAATAAATTACTCACCGGTGCATGTCCAGCCGCAATCCAGCGGGTGATAAAATAGCCTAATTGAGAAATAAAACCGATAACCGTGACAGCAAAGCCCAGCTTTCCCCAGCGGTTGACTTGATCTTTATCGGTCTCATGCTTTGAACGGATGGAACCCCCGAATAAAAAGGTGGCAATTAAATATAATATAAATGCAGCGTAGAGAAGATTGCCGCTCCATTGCACTAAGTCAGACATTGAACCTTTTCCTCCCTGAAGTTATTTTTGTTGCTCCTTCGGCACCGGAATAGAAGTCCCGGCCAGCGCTGCTTCGATTTCCCGCTTTAAACCATGCCAGTTTTTATTTGTATGAGCCGCTGCGTACACTTCATCCCCAATTTGCCGAATCCAAAGACGGCGATGGTTCCAATAAGCTCCTTGCACAACGCCAATCAGAAAAATGGCTCCTCCTACCGCCAAAATCCAAAGCGTTAAATCTTTGCGCACCGTCAGCACGGAAATATCGCGCGTTTCAATTCCTTTAAACTCCATTTTAAAATCAGTTTCCCCAACCGGTTCCAGCGTCTGACGAATTGCCACAAAACTGATTTCTCCATCAGGATGTTCAGGAGAGATCATTTTAAATAAAAAGGCCGGGTTATTGGGTACTGGAGATTTCGTTTTGGGCTCGCCAGTTTCAGAGATTCCATCAAAATCAGGATAATAATTCATTATTTTCACTTTGTAGCCGCCGCCTAAATCATAGACGTCTTTCGGCTTTAATAAGTCGATGTTCACCGTGCCGACAACGTTCCCCGTCTTCTTGTTGGTTAAACCAAACGACATGGCTTTTAATTCATCTTTGCTGAAGCTATCCTGATAGAGAGCATAATGATCGAACTTCAGCGGCTTGTTCACTTGAATCTTTACTTTTTTCACCTTGGTTAGCTTTGGTGCTGCTCCCGGCAGACCTTGGTTTTCATCCCGGTACAAGACAGCATTTGTTTGATAATTCTTTACGACTCCACCGGCGCGCTCAATCGCGGCATTAAACACTTCCGGATCTTTTTCTTTATCATAGTTTTCCATAATAAATTCTTCATTTTTTAAATAATATTCCCCGTTTGTACCCGGTATTTCCATCGTAGCGCCTTCGCGGATGGTGAGCCGGTCATCGACATACATCCCATCCACTGAGCGCAGCATCGCGCCGATTAGGAAGATGATCAGTCCGATATGATTGACATAAGGGCCCCACCGCGAAAACCTGCCCTTCTCGGCCAGCAGACTCCCCTCTTCTTCCCGCAGACGGTAACGCTTGGAGGATAAATGATTTTTGACTTTCTCCCAGTCCTCCTTACTTAAACGGACTTCTTGCTTAGAAAAGAGCCGCTGTTTTTTCATAAATGAGCTATGCCGTGCGACACGCTGGTTTTTCAATGCGCGATGCAGCGGAATAACGCGGTCTAAACTGCAAATCACCAAAGAGACACCAATGGCAGCGATTAAGGCAATGAACCAAAACGAGTTATATAAATCATGAAATCCCAGCATATAATAAATCTTCCCAGCCACTCCGTAGACTTCTTCATAATATTGTTCCGGCGGCTTATTGGAAGGGATAAACTCCTTTTGCGGGAAAATGGTTCCAAATGATGCAGCAATCAATGTAAGCACAATCAGCCAAATGCCCACTTTCACAGAAGAAAAGAAATGCCATACTTTGTCAATGATGGATTTATTGAACGTTTGGGACCGCCGCGCACTACCTTCATAGCGCATATCGTGAAGTTTCTCTTGCTTAGCTTCTTCCGTAAGCGCCCGGCCGCAAGACTCGCATAAAATGGTGCCGATCGGATTCACGTGGCCGCATTCACATTTTACTTTCTGCATATTGATTTAAACTCCCTTTAATTTATGGTTTCACCTTTTCAAACAAAGCCCGAACCTGCTCTTCCTTGGTTAAGCCACCCACTACTATGTCTTCAATTTTACCCTCCGAATTAATCATAAAGGTAGCGGGAAGATTGGTCACACCGTAGGCATTTTCGACTTCCTTTGAGGTATCCAGAGCAATGGGAAAGGTTAAGCCATATTGTTCAGCAAATTTCTTCGTTTGCAGCTCAGAATCACCAACATTTACAGCAAGCACTTCCACACCTTTGTCTTTATACTCTTTGGAAACGGTTTCCATATGAGGCATTTCTTCTTTACAAGGCGCGCACCAAGTGCCCCAGAAGTTTAAAAATACCCCTTTCCCTTTATAATCCGATAATTGATGCTCTTCCCCTGATAAATCGGTCAGTACAAAATCGGGCGCTGAATCCCCCTTTTGTAAACTCCCTCTAGCTTCTTTTGTTAAATTCGTATAAAGCGTGTAGCCGACTGCCATCAATAAGATCGCCAGGATCACAGATCGCATAATCAGCCTTTTTTTCTTTTTATCCAAGAAATCATCCCCTTTGTCAGCGTAACAGGCAGCAGCCTATATATCATTCCCGTTCATAAAAATAACCAAACTGCCTTTATTATACCATTTAATCCTTTCCGCTAAAAAAATGGGTTTGAAGGATCTGTGACAATTCCCAGAATCAGCGCAGAGAACCTGTTTCTGCCAGCGTGCGCAGCCGCTTTACCTCATGGGCTGTCAGCTCGCGGTATTCTCCCGCATTTAGGCCTTTCAGATCTAAAAAGGCATATCGCTCCCGCTTCAGCTTTTGCACTTCGAAACCGATCGCTTCAAACATGCGGCGAACTTGGCGGTTCCGGCCTTCATGAATCGTTATTTCAATCAAGGCCCGCTGCTTTCTTTTATCGGCGGACAGCTCCTTTACCTTAGCTGGAGCAGTCTTTCCATCTTCAAGCTCCACTCCCGTTTCCAATTGCTTAAGCATGTGCCGCTTTGGAATTCCGTTAATTCGGGCTACATATGTTTTCTCCACTTGATAGCGCGGGTGCGTCAGAAGATTGGAAAATTCTCCGTCATTTGTCATAATCAATAAGCCGGATGTATCGTAATCAAGTCGGCCTACCGGAAAGATTCTCTCCTCGACTAAAGGAAAATAATCGGTGACTACTTTGCGATTCTTGTCATCTGATACCGCTGAAATGACACCGCGGGGCTTATAAAACAAAAAATACACCTTTTCTTGTCGTTCCACCGGGATACCGCTGACTTCCACCTTATCGGAGGCGCTTACTTTCGTACCCAATTCTTTCACTACTTGACCGTTGACTGTTACTTTTCCGTCCTTTATCCATTGCTCGGCTTTGCGCCTTGATGCAAAGCCAGCCTGTGCTATAACTTTTTGCAGCCGTTCCATTGATTTCACCTCTGTATTCTACAATATGTATCATAATGCATTATTACATAACAGCCGCAATAAGAAAAGCAAGAGACGAGGTTGCATTTGCTTCCTGCCCGGTTTTCTATTCAAAAAACAGCAAAAGCCCAAAGAGCGGTTTTTGACCATTCTTCAGGCTTGCCAATCTTATTTGCAATTTACATCATTCAAGGGAACATCCAAGCAACGATGAGCACAGCGGCAACGAAGCCAGCCGCATCCGCCAGCAGGCCCACTTTGAGCGCATCTCCCATTTTCTTAATGCCGACTGCTCCAAAATAAACGGTAAGCACATAAAAGGTCGTATCAGTGCTGCCCTGCATCACGGACGCTAATCGGCCGATCAAAGAATCGGGTCCATGCGTCGCAATTAAGTCGCTGACCATACCGAGAGCAGCTGTTCCGGAAATCGGCCGCATCAATGCCAGCGGAAAGACCTCCGGCGGCAGTCCGATCCATAGCAAAACCGGACGGACAAACTCCACCAGGCTTTCCAGCGCTCCTGATGCTCTAAAGATTGCGATCGCCACCATCATGCCAACCAAATAAGGAATGATCGATACGGCAATATGAATTCCTTCCTTTCCCCCTTCAACAAAGCTTTCATAAGTCGGCACTTTTTTGAGCGTTCCATACAGAAGGACGAACGCGATGATCAAGGGAATGATCCACATTGAAACCGCGGCAAACCACGCCATTTATTCCCCTCCATTCCGCTTGCGGCGCAAGTAAAAATAACGGTCAATTACAATGGCGAAAATCGTAGAACAAGCCGTTGCCAATAAGGTGGGCGCCACAATTTCAGCCGGCGAAGCCGAATGATAGGAGAATCGTATGGCTAAAACCGTGGTGGGAATAATCGTAATGCTTGAAGTATTAATCGCCAGAAAGGTAATCATGGACCGGCTTGCTTCACTTTTACCGCCATTTAATTTCTTCAGCTCCTCCATTGCCTTTATTCCTAAAGGAGTAGCCGCATTTCCCAACCCAAACATATTGGCCGTCATATTGGACAGAATGTACCCCATAGCCGGATGATCGGAAGGAACATCCGGAAATAATCTCTTAGCAACCGGTTTAAACAAGTGAGCAAGCTTTCGCAGCAGCCCCGCCTGCTCAGCTATTTTCATAAGTCCCAGCCAAAAGACAAGCACACTGACTAAGCCGATGCAAATAGTTACCGCTTCGCCCGCCGCTTTAAATACCGCTTCATTCACTTGCTCCATATTCCCGTTCATAGCGGCAAACAGCAGCCCCACAACCGTCATGCCTACCCATATATAATTAACCATCCGCAGCCCCACCGTTTCGGATCAAAATAACCATTCCTTCCATTTCATCCAGAAAGTTTTATTCTTTTCGTTTGGTTGATGCTGATAATAAATTGGGAGAGTGAGCACCTTTTCTTTTTTCAAATAAACTTCAGCTTGTCCGACCACTTGTGGAGCGCGGCTCTGTCGCCACTTTTTCTTCGGCTTCAGCAGCTGGTAACGAATCGATATTTCTTTCTCTTCCTTCTTGGTGAGCGGATAGAGAACATCCCTTTTCAGAAAGATTTTCCCCTTATAGAAGGAGTCATCTTTTATATCAATTTCTCCTTTTTCAAGAATGATTTTAGGATCATAGCGATCGAAGCCGAATTCATACATAGATATATGATCGTTCCAGTCGTCAGGAGCATTTAGCGTTACAGCAATTAAATCCATATCGCCTTTTGTAGCCGTCGTCACAAGTGTTCGTTTCGCTTTTTTCGTATACCCCGTTTTTCCACCTGTACAATACTCGTACTTTTCTGTAAGTAAACGATTTTTATTATGCCAAATCCGATCCCACTTTCCGCTTGGATCGGGTGAACGATATTTCTTTGTGCCAGCAACTTTTCGATATGTCGGATTCTTCATCGCATATCTGGTCAACAGCGCCATATCATAAGCCGTTGACCGGTGGCGGTCACTATCATCAAGCCCATGCGGATTCGCGAAATATGTGTTTTTCATTCCGATTTCTTTTGCTTTTTCATTCATTAAATACACAAACCCTTCTGCGCTGCCGCCGACATGTTCAGCTATGGCGATGGCCGCATCATTTCCTGACCGCAGCATCAGGCCGTATACTAAGTCTTCAAGCGGAATCTCTTCCCCTTTTTTTAAAAAAAGAGAAGAACCTTCAGTGAATACTGCTTTTTTGCTCACTTTGACTTTCTCATCCAGCTTGTCAGATTCAATTGCGATGATCGCTGTCATAATTTTCGTAATGCTGGCAATTCTCATCACCGCATGCGGATCTTTCGCATATAGCACCCGGCCGCTCTGCTGCTCGATTAAGATGGCACTAGCTGCGCTAGTATCAGCCTCCGCTGCCGAGCCAGTGGAAGTAACGAACAGCAAGAAAGCCAGAAAGATCATCGGTATTTTTTTCTTCATCCGCTTTTCTCTCCCTTGCTTATTTGTATCAGTATATGCCGTACAAGCTTATTTAGAAGATTCTTCCCAAATAAAAAAAGCGGACGCATCCGCTTTTTTTATTTTTCATTATTCAGCACTTGTTCAAATTGTTCAAAAAACAAATCCGCTTCTGTCTGTTCGTTTTCTTCCATTTCGGCCAGAGGCGGCAGCTCCGATATATCCTTCAGTCCAAAGCAGTCAAGAAACTCTTTTGTGGTACCATGTAAAATAGGACGGCCAGGTCCATCCGCCCGGCCACACTCCTTAATCAAACCTTTGGCCGTCAAGCTCTGCAGGGCCCTTTCCGTTTTCACTCCCCGGATTTCTTCAATTTCCGTCCTAGTAATTGGCTGTTTATAGGCGATGATTGCCAGCGTTTCGAGTGCTGCCTGCGATAATGATTGGGCATGACTGGATTCCACCAATTTTTTAATATAAGGAGCATGCGCTTTTTTTGTGGCCAGCTGATAAGTGCCCGCCAGTTCGATGAGAAAAATTCCCCTGTTCTCATCTTTTTCATATTGTTCCTTCAATTGATTTAAAATATCTAATGCCTCATGCTCTTCCACTTCTATCGCCTGGGCGATTTGCTTTAAGGTCAACCCTTCGTCTCCCGCGGCGAAGAGCAGGCTTTCCGTGATGCTAATCCAATTGATAAGATTCATCGGCTGCTCCCCCTTTTATCTGAACGAACAAAGAGGAGAAGTTCTCCTGCTGTTCCGCAATAATTTGATTCTGTTTCATTAATTCTAAGACAGCCAGAAAGCTGACCACCAAGCTTTCTCGATCCTCATCAGGAAAGAGATCTAAAAAGGAGATGGGGCGGCGCTTTTGCATAAGCGTCGCAAGGATTTCGTCCATCCTCTTCTCAATAGAGATTTCCTGCCGTCTTACCTTTGTTGTTACTGGACGCTTAAGCTTCTTGCGGCGTAGAAGCTTATGGAAGGCGCCGAGCATATCATATACCGTGACATTTAAGCCGGCAGCGGATGGCTCTTCTTTTTCAAAAGCCGTTAAATCACTGGGCGCTTTCGTAAAGAACTGGCCTCGTTCTTCTTCTTTCTGCTTCAATCGCTCGGCCGCTTCTTTGAATTTCTTATATTCAATCAGCTGCTCTACCAGCTCTTCGCGGGGATCATCCTCTTGCTCCCACTCTTCGGGCTCCGCTTCCTCCTCATAGGCTGGAAGCAAGGTTTTGCTTTTAATAGCTAAGAGAGTGGCTGCCATGACCAAATATTCGCTGGCTATATCCAGCTCCATTTCCTTCATCGCATGGATAAACAGCAAATATTGTTCCGTAATTTCTGCCATTGGAATATCATATATATCAATCTCTAAGCGCTGGATTAAATGCAGCAATAAATCCAGCGGCCCTTCAAATGCATCGATTTTGACTTTGTATTGCATCCATTATCACCAATTCTTTTCATTCAGTCACCAGAAAGTTCTTTTTTTAGTATAGTGGATTCAGAGAGGCTGTCCACTAAAAAGTTGATATTTGATTGAAGAACTTCCCCATGGTAAGATGTTTGTATTGTCTATTTGACTGTAGGAGGATAGTCATGTACTCTTATCCGTTGCCGTATTTGACTTTTTTATACCATTTCCATGAAGATCAAGATTATTTTGAATGCCATGAAGTATTAGAGGAATATTGGAAAGAAAGCACCGGACAGGCGCGCCCCTCTGTATGGATTGGCCTCATCCAGACCGCTGTTTCTTTGTATCATCATCGCCGCGGCAACTTCGCAGGCGCTCGCAAGCTGATGAACAAAGCATTGCTGGCCCTTGCACAATGCAAAAAGGAATTGAAGGATCTTGGAATTGACGCAGACCGGTTCACGGAAAAACTTTCCCTTCGATACCGAGAGCTGCAAAATGGCGCATCGTTTACGCCGCTGACCATACCTTTCAGCCGCCAAGATGTCATCAAGCAATACCAGCAATTCAAAAAAAGCTGTATGCCTTCCTCTCCGGAGAAACCGCAGCATTTCCTCTATCATAAGCACCGTTTAAGAAACCGTTCCGATGTGATTGCTGCCCGCAACCAATCCCTTGAGAAGCGCCGCCGTTTGAGACAGCACGCCAAGCCGTCCCCCTATTGAAAAGAGACCCGGGCTTATGCCGGGTCTTCTTCTTCACACTTATGAAAGAAATTTGATGTAGATGAAGTAGGTTTAATCTCTTTATCCGCGTGAAGCTCTTTTAACGTTCTGATCATTTTTTTGCCGATTCCCTCCTGCCGGTAGGAAGGATTGACACTGACATGCTGAATTTCAACCAGATCACCCGTAATCTTCACACCAACTGCGCCAATGATCTCTTCATCTTTCCATAAATACAGCTGCCAATCTTCCTCTTCTTCATATGACTTCATCGTCTGCTGCAACTTTTTTAAGTCTTTTTCTTCGGGCATAAATGAAAGAAGACCCATGGCAATTTTTTCAAAAGATTTTTTATAAC from Bacillus xiapuensis encodes:
- a CDS encoding D-alanyl-D-alanine carboxypeptidase family protein; amino-acid sequence: MKKKIPMIFLAFLLFVTSTGSAAEADTSAASAILIEQQSGRVLYAKDPHAVMRIASITKIMTAIIAIESDKLDEKVKVSKKAVFTEGSSLFLKKGEEIPLEDLVYGLMLRSGNDAAIAIAEHVGGSAEGFVYLMNEKAKEIGMKNTYFANPHGLDDSDRHRSTAYDMALLTRYAMKNPTYRKVAGTKKYRSPDPSGKWDRIWHNKNRLLTEKYEYCTGGKTGYTKKAKRTLVTTATKGDMDLIAVTLNAPDDWNDHISMYEFGFDRYDPKIILEKGEIDIKDDSFYKGKIFLKRDVLYPLTKKEEKEISIRYQLLKPKKKWRQSRAPQVVGQAEVYLKKEKVLTLPIYYQHQPNEKNKTFWMKWKEWLF
- the scpB gene encoding SMC-Scp complex subunit ScpB, with amino-acid sequence MNLINWISITESLLFAAGDEGLTLKQIAQAIEVEEHEALDILNQLKEQYEKDENRGIFLIELAGTYQLATKKAHAPYIKKLVESSHAQSLSQAALETLAIIAYKQPITRTEIEEIRGVKTERALQSLTAKGLIKECGRADGPGRPILHGTTKEFLDCFGLKDISELPPLAEMEENEQTEADLFFEQFEQVLNNEK
- a CDS encoding segregation/condensation protein A, encoding MQYKVKIDAFEGPLDLLLHLIQRLEIDIYDIPMAEITEQYLLFIHAMKEMELDIASEYLVMAATLLAIKSKTLLPAYEEEAEPEEWEQEDDPREELVEQLIEYKKFKEAAERLKQKEEERGQFFTKAPSDLTAFEKEEPSAAGLNVTVYDMLGAFHKLLRRKKLKRPVTTKVRRQEISIEKRMDEILATLMQKRRPISFLDLFPDEDRESLVVSFLAVLELMKQNQIIAEQQENFSSLFVQIKGGAADESYQLD
- a CDS encoding DUF309 domain-containing protein, translated to MYSYPLPYLTFLYHFHEDQDYFECHEVLEEYWKESTGQARPSVWIGLIQTAVSLYHHRRGNFAGARKLMNKALLALAQCKKELKDLGIDADRFTEKLSLRYRELQNGASFTPLTIPFSRQDVIKQYQQFKKSCMPSSPEKPQHFLYHKHRLRNRSDVIAARNQSLEKRRRLRQHAKPSPY
- a CDS encoding GNAT family N-acetyltransferase — translated: MLIRYKKSFEKIAMGLLSFMPEEKDLKKLQQTMKSYEEEEDWQLYLWKDEEIIGAVGVKITGDLVEIQHVSVNPSYRQEGIGKKMIRTLKELHADKEIKPTSSTSNFFHKCEEEDPA